One genomic segment of Pongo pygmaeus isolate AG05252 chromosome 19, NHGRI_mPonPyg2-v2.0_pri, whole genome shotgun sequence includes these proteins:
- the LOC134738759 gene encoding uncharacterized protein LOC134738759, with translation MSTPPSSKEVVLLESAVSSQQSQGRPSALTLCPLPMVEASGSPEAGPCSPQASGKMSSRTWTPGRGSSSALWCLSLLFLFPSTLLPHCLLVPNLLPSSFPASLLPPSAPSSPSTVFSARLSAFFFPSPDLVPCLILFSPTDLFPLSVSLPNVVFAPFHSPPSSSPQLLLFPSASPLSHRLLPHLLPFPSPFHPDPPPFPPLPSPKSSSHLFLPSPSSSPSSPLFSSPLLLPHRALPASSSALSPQSSSRIFFSPVHFSLPHRFLPLSLSASSQHRFLWRRLFLPSPSRPPQGLPHPPLHLLASLLHLPAYSRSSVFPPLPLLPSRSPSSRSSPGLLPPTVFFLIPHRFLPISSHFLAAVSVCRSLFPSSSPLRIVFFPSLLFSTIFFPSPPFSSRFHLPTFSQQRLPAALFFPRNLFSPLPLPTVFAPDRLLAHSLLRALPLPFP, from the exons ATGTCCACTCCTCCTAGTTCTAAGGAGGTTGTTCTCCTGGAGTCAGCAGTTTCCTCACAGCAAAGCCAGGGGAGACCCAGTGCCCTGACACTGTGCCCACTGCCCA TGGTAGAGGCCTCGGGCAGCCCTGAAGCAGGCCCGTGCAGCCCACAGGCTTCTGGAAAGATGAGTAGCAGGACCTGGACTCCAGGGAGAGGCAGCAGCAGTGCCCTGTGGTGCT TATctctattgtttctttttccctcAACTCTTCTCCCACACTGCCTTCTTGTCCCCAACCTTCTCCCATCGTCATTCCCcgcttcccttctccctccctccgctCCTTCTTCTCCCAGCACTGTCTTCTCAGCCCgtctttctgcctttttcttcccctctcccGACCTCGttccctgcctcatcctcttcTCTCCCACCGATCTTTTTCCCCTCTCCGTCTCTTTGCCCAACGTCGTTTTCGcccctttccactcccctccttcttcttcccctcaactcctcctcttcccctctgcCTCTCCCCTTTCCCACCGTCTTCTTCCCCACCTTCTgccctttccctcccctttccatccCGACCCTCCTCCTTTCCCACCCCTCCCTTCCCCAAAGTCTTCTTCCCAcctttttctcccctctccctcttcctcaccgtcttctcccctcttctcttctcccctccttctTCCCCACCGCGCTCTTCCCGCATCCTCTTCTGCCCTCTCCCCACAGTCTTCTTCCCGCATCTTCTTCTCCCCGGTACATTTTTCCCTTCCCCACCGTTTTCTTCCTCTCAGTCTCTCCGCCTCCTCGCAGCACCGGTTCCTGTGGCGTCGGCTTTTCCTCCCATCTCCCTCTCGCCCTCCCCAAGGCCTCCCCCACCCTCCTCTCCACCTGCTCGCTTCCCTTCTCCACCTTCCCGCCTATTCCCGCAGCAGCGTTTTCCCGCcgctccctcttctcccctcccgcTCCCCCTCCTCACGGTCTTCGCCCGGCCTATTACCCCCAACCGTTTTCTTCCTCATCCCACACCgttttcttcccatttcttcCCACTTTCTCGCAGCAGTGTCTGTCTGCCGCAGTCTCTTCCCATCCTCTTCTCCTCTCCGCATCGTCTTCTTTCCCAGCCTCTTATTCTCCACCatcttcttcccctccccaccattcTCTTCCCGTTTCCATCTCCCCACCTTCTCGCAGCAGCGACTTCCTGCCGCGCTTTTCTTTCCCCGCAATCTCttttcccctcttcctctccccaccGTCTTCGCCCCCGATCGTCTTCTTGCCCACTCCCTTCTCCGCGCTCTCCCACTGCCTTTCCCCTAG